The nucleotide sequence GGATGGAAACTTAATTAGactaaaaaaaaactattcaataattcaatatttaaaatttactGATCCAATTATATTGGATTTGCATCCAATTATATTGGATTCGCGATGAGCAGACtttcaaaatttaaactcaaTGTGTTCAACTATagtcttttgaaaatttttactgTATCAAAGAGATTTTAAAAtcttactacaatatatatatatatatatatatatggaaaacgTCGATTTATAATTTGGAAGGGAATTAAAAAGAGTACCATgcatgttataattattatatttttgttcaaaCAATTAGATATTTAAAATTCATTGTCAGCGTTTAAAAGTCGATATTGTATTTGATTTAAGACTGAAAGAATCCGAAACCAATATCCCACCACATACTCATCGCCCTCCACGGTAGAGCCAAGAAAAATGATATTGAATTTTCTCGACTTTTACAGTCATTTACCtctttatatatttgaatttcttAAATGAAAATTCAATTTTCTTTACCATTCGGTGAAGTATTTTAACGAGTTAAATTACACTAATAATAAAAACTTGCATTTAATTTACAACTATATTACTATAACTCGTTAAATTCATTTGTCCAAAGTAGCCACTCCATGCATGTGTTGGAGTTGAATTTTGAATATGGAAGACTTTTTATTATATAGTTGAAGTGTGAATATatacatatcaaataaatatgATCTAACTgcattttttgactttttttttcctATAGGCCATGACGGTGGTAAAAGTGGGGGTGGCGTGGTGGGGTGGGGCGGTGGGGTAATTATCAACAAAGGTTCGTAATAGGATGAATACGATCTCTTCATCTTTAATTAAACAGTTTTCTGGTTCAGAATTTTGAGTATTAAAATTGCAGTATTACTCTTCAAacgggttgatttgtaatttttttccttaGCAATCGAACTTGTATGTAACGAGACATGTGTCCATTTAAATAGGTCTTATGCAACCTGAATCTGAATTAATCTGACTCCAATACGAATATCGaacacaaaatcaataaaaaaaatgggGCGGCTTCATTTATTATACATTGTACTATGTACATTAGTATTATTTATTAAGTTCAAAACTTAATAAATAAACAAGTCTCGAGTTTAAGTTTTGAATATTAAAATTGCACTATTACCCTTGAGACGAGTTGATTTTTAAATGTTTTCCTTAATTAGCAAATGAACTTATGCCTAGCGAGACATGCATAATTTGAGTTAAATAAGTCTTATTATACAGTGTGAATCTGAATTAATTCAACTTCAATATTAATATCgagggtgggtgggtggggtggggtggggtggggggtgagCGTGTGTAGAATTATATCAACAAAGGTTCGTAATAGGATGAATATGAtctcttcttttttaattaaacGATTTTCAGGTTcagaattttaaatattaaaattgcaTTATTACTCTTTAGACGGATTGATTTGTATTTCTTTTCTTAGCAATCAAACTTATATATAGCGAAACATGTGTCCACTTAAATAGGTCTTATGCAACGTGAAACACGAAAACCAATAAAAGAAATAGGGTGGCTTCATTTATTATACAGTGTACTATGTACATTAGTATAGTATTTATTATATGCCTAGCGAAACATGCAAAATTCAACTTAAATAAGTCTTATACAGTGTGAATCTGAATTAATCCGATTTCAATATTGATATCGAACACGAAAATCAAAAAAGTTAGCTAGGGTGGGttcatttattatatattgtaCTATTCACATTATTAAGTttgaaacttttagaaaaattggcAGAATAAAGCATGGTAGTTAGCTAGTAGTTTGGTTTTATCTGTAATATACCTAACACTTTTGCATGACTTCAAcaatatatttctatatatagtaacaaaaaacaaaaagatatcCAATCTTTTTACTACTTGTTATAACATATTCTATATATGTAAAGTGGCCAAATTATAACTTAAACAcacatttattttcaaaaagttgatttataaaagtgtattacagaaataattaattattttgatctaATATACGTGTATAGGAATTTTATCTGAAAAAAGACGTCTTGCAAGttagagaaagagagggagagtaGGGTGTGCAAAAACTGAACCGATCGATAAATTGAACCGATAAAATATTATTGGGTTGATGggtttttattggttttataagaAAAATTTTTGGGTAAATAATTCGGTTTCGGTTTGAGCTTATTGAGATATCGGTTTATAAGGATATACTAAATTATTGTTTACCctaatttatgttatatatatgaataaatatattacttaTTTATAATATGTTTCAGGTATTACTATGACTTTGTTAACCATTCATTATCTTGAGgtcggggtctatcggaaacagcctctctacttcttcggaagttgcggtatggactgcgtacattttaccctccccagaccccacttggtgggattacactgggtttgttgttgttgtatatatatataaatatatatatatatatatattatacactatttattcacaattcagtgattcacaaagtatcaGGGAAACAAAGGCACAATACAAAGCACACGTATTGTCGTATTGAAAAGCTTGAGGCATTCAGTAGCTGACAACAACTAGGATTTAGTTTTTTTcttaactaacattcagttcaagtttgaagattcttgttaacgaaaatgcattgcgtaggagTTTGGCGGCAACtaagattctatatttgtatattagttgttactatttctattttatgagtattttattatttgttaaaccgaaaaccgaaacGCTTAggaccaaaaattgataaatcgaaaacagataaaaaaatatatcttattagttggttattggttttgcatattcaaaaactgaaagtcaataaaccgaaccaataacacatgATGCACACCCCTAACGGTGAGATTATAAGTAGTCAGtataatatacatcaaaatatatGGTCGTAATCAATCAAATAACGATATATATACCTCAAAGTAATATTAATTTTCTGtatatttcaattattattattttttgaactaGTTTCATTTTCTCACAAATTAAGCTCCTCTaaaactatatatgtatatatatacaaaaattaaatatattttaaagaagAAGTATTTGTGATTGAAACATGGGGTTCACATATTTCTTTGTAGAATTTCTAACCATGATGAATATATTGGTCCCATTAATAAACATGTATGGatgaaaattttcatattcaaaaattttcatttaaatcgcaatagaaatatatatataaattttcatattcaaaaatttTCATTTAAATCGCAATATCACGAcgacaataataatatatttattgtaattttaCAAATAGGTCTGAGAATTTGATAGAGTTTGTTTTCAACAAACCAACTCAAAATGaatatttagaatttaaaatttatgaatttttatattatcaaattcaaattgatattaTAATAACCAATGTCATAATTTAACATTTGTGATAGAAATGCAAAACTTCAAATTCATTTAAATAGCATGATAAAACTTTCTTTGGGGGGCCCTACATAATTagtaatttttgtataaataataaGCTTGTGCTATTAACCACAGAATTAACCCACTTCTAATCTATATTTACATAGTaatatgatatattaaaatatacaaTAAAGAGCTATTACATATACTATTAACAAATTGGAAAAACTTTCTAAACTCTTATTTGTTAACTAAGAATTAACAAATTGAATTACACATTTTTCAAGAGCACTTATTTTGGATAATGTtatccaaaaagtgaaaaaaaaaaaaaaaaaaaaattttttttgtaagaagctatttttttgttcaacttttgtttaaaagctcaaaaatagtatCATCTagtattcaaaataatttattcctTGATCACAAGTTGACTAGAATATCACCATCATaaataaatgtataaataaaaaacGAGATAAGTATCCAGTACCCTCTtgaactatgatcaaagttgctacgacatcCTCCAACTTtacaggggtcctattatcccctgagctcaattttaacatatttttatcacccttttatGCTGTGTGgtacctttattacataaaatggagcctacgtcaaaggtgtcacgtcagcacaaaagggtgacaaaaataagctaaaattgaATTTAAGAGGTTAATAGGACCCTCGTAAAGTTTCAGTGTATCGTAGCACGTCAAcacaaaagggtgaaaaaaatgctaaaattgagttcaaaggTAATAGCACTCCTGTAAAGTTGGAATATATCGTAACAAATTTGTTCATAATTATTCGAAGTCAGTAGATGCTCTACTCATAAAAAAATCTAACTTCATGCATCAATTGTGGGCTTATATATCTAGTAAACTAAAGCAAAGACTTCATATATGAGAAATtgaatattcaaatattatttagatAACCCATATGATTGTAtcatctttaatttattattcatgcCCTCATTTCTCCACCACAATATAACTATTTTTTTGGCAAAACAGTAGATAACCATCCATACCTACTACCATATTATGACACAAGAAAAATAGAACACCCTTTGTATTCTTTGTGTCCAAACTTCCACCAATCACATTCTGACACGTGTGTACCCCACCCCCAACCCACCACctaggagaaaaaaaaaaacttgtataGATGAAAGAATTAGGAGATTTAGGTCACCTTACTACTTGTCTCAACTCCATTGCCCTTACCACAATTCAACTATAAACAAATTTTAGGACACCCCCCACCCAACcccccaaaacaaaaaaaaatgatatgaatTAACTATATACCATGTATAATCATTTATTAGTAATATTTACATATAGTCATATTTAACAAACATAGGATATACTATTCacattactaattttttaaaaaaaatatattttatattttagaagagaaaaaaagttatttaatatataattttttacacATCTACCATGTTCAAATAGTGGAATAGCAATCAAATGAGATGTTTATATACTTTAATGATTAAgattactaaatatttttcttaaagaacacaaaaaacataaaaagaaaaaaaaaaaaagataattggACCAAAATATAGTCCTTCTATTAAAAGCTAACACTCCTACCCCACCATGACACATATAGTAAATGTGTAGCATGaaacattaattaaatataatataaaaattataaatcttagtctctatatatatagctatacaTTAAGATAACAATCAATATTCCAACTCTTTTGCTTTTCTTGTAGAGAATTACAAAGAGTTTTTAATATTTGTGGGGACTTTGAATATTGTTTTGGACAATCTATTGAGTCTTTTTTTCACACACTATTTGCTTACCTACTTTCAATCTACTACAaagtttcaaaaaagaaaaaaaaatacattatatatcAATCACATTACCATAAATTCACTCAAAATTCATCTCATTTTTTGCCAATTGTTCTAATGTTCTCTCCATAAACATACACCAAAATCTCGAATTTTCGATTGAATAATTCGTCGTTCAAAAATTCTTTATACTGTCAGTGTGGTGACGAGTAATGTCGAAAATAGTAGCGGAGAATATGTTGCAAGGTGGAGAAAGTGGACAATTTTATGATCATCAAAGAGTACAACAACAATCCATGCAAATGTCGCAAGCTAGCGCGTACTCTTCACCCACCTTAGGTCAAATGCTAAAGCGCGTGGGCGACGTAAGAAAAGAAGTCACCGGCGATGAAACTCCGGTGCATCGGATTCTCGATATGAGTGAAACTTCAAGCATGTCCCAACATTCTCTCCCTTTTATACTCTCATTCAACAACCTCACCTATAGAGTAAAAACTCGCCGGAAAATGACTTTTCCGGCTATTCTCCGGCGACCACCTGTCACCGAGGATGATCCCATCCCCGGAGAAAATCTTTTCACGAGGACTAAAGTCCTCCTGAATGATATCTCTGGGGAGGCTAGGGACGGCGAGATAGTCGCCGTCCTAGGAGCATCAGGATCAGGAAAATCGACCCTGATAGATGGACTCGCTAATAGGATAGCGAAGGAGAGCCTTGGAGGAACGATAACATTAAATGGCGAACCGCTCGATTCGAGATTATTAAAAGTAATATCAGCATACGTCATGCAAGATGATCTTTTATATCCTATGTTAACAGTTGAAGAGACATTAATGTTTGCAGCTGAATTTAGATTGCCTCGTACTTTgtcaaaatcaaagaagaaattgAGAGTACAAGCTTTGATTGATCAATTGGGACTACGTAATGCTGCAAAAACTATCATTGGTGATGAGGTACGTACTACGACtctgtttactattctttgtcttgagccgagggtatatcggaaacaacctctctacttctccggaggtagtggtatggactgcgtacattttatgcTCTCCAAacccccactatgtgggaatacactaggtttattgttgttgtattcttCGTCCTTTGTCAGCATTAATACattaatacatacatatatatatatatatatatatatataccccttCGGCGAAAaactatactatttatacatgatttaatttttttttatgtgtatacAATTTGTTCCTATGTTTATTTCTGAACCCCCTTAgtgaaaatcctggctccgctATTGTGTGTGTGTTCACCTGAAGCATACATTAATGTTTTTTACTTCTTTAGCTTAAGGTTTATATATAAAGTCGTATGtgatatacattatatatacagtataatttatatgtgtgtgtgtgtgttcacCTGAGGCATATACTAATGTTTTTTACTTCTTTAGCTTAAGGTTTATGTATAAAGTAGTACGTgatatatgttatatatacagTATAATTTTTTATCGATGAACTTTTTGCTAAGGATAGCTTCGCCCCGGAAGACAATATCTGTAACACACTTTTActgtttattatatttttcttgatcCTACGTAAACATGAAATGCTTCGTTGATCATATTTTTGAACATTTAAATTTACTATTTTCAACAGGGTCATCGTGGAGTCTCCGGTGGTGAACGAAGGCGAGTGTCGATAGGAATTGATATTATTCATGACCCCATCATATTGTTTCTTGACGAACCAACTTCAGGTCTTGATTCGACTAGTGCATACATGGTGGTGAAAGTTCTTCAAAGAATTGCTCAGAGTGGAAGTATTGTGATCATGTCAATTCACCAACCAAGTTATCGAATCCTCGGGTTATTGGATCGGATGCTCTTCTTGTCTCGTGGTCAAACGGTCTATAGCGGGTCACCTATGAACCTCCCACATTTCTTTGCTGATTTCGGTCACCCTATACCTGATAGTGAAAATCGAACAGAGTTTGCCCTGGACTTAATTCGCGAGTTAGAAGGATCCCCAGGAGGGACAAAAAGTCTGGTTGAGTTCAACAAAACATGGCAAAATACTAAAAGGAGTAATCAAAATCTCGAAACAGTAACACCTACACATGGTTTGTCATTGAAAGAAGCGATTAGCGCAAGCATTTCTAGAGGTAAATTGGTTTCAGGTACAACAAGTGATATTCATACTAGTCCGGCTTCAATGGTTCCTACTTACGCGAATCCCTTTTGGAAAGAAATGATTGTGTTGTCTCAGAGATCTTTCACGAATTCTTGGAGGGTGCCCGAGCTATTTGGCATCCGGCTAGGGGCTATCGTGGTCACCGGGTTCATCCTAGCTACCATGTTTTGGCAACTTGATGATTCCCCTAAAGGGGTTCAAGAAAGACTCGGTTTCTTTGCATTCGCGATGTCAACAACTTTCTACACTTGCGCGGACGCCTTGCCTGTTTTCCTACAAGAAAGGTACATTTTCATGAGGGAAACCGCTTACAATGCTTATCGAAGATCTTCATATTGTCTCTCTCATGCTATAGTTTCTCTACCAGCATTGATCTTTCTTTCATTTGCATTCGCCGCGATAACATTCTGGGCTGTAGGTCTGGATGGTGGATTCTCCGGGTTCTTGTTCTATTTCGCGATAATCCTAGCCTCATTCTGGGCCGGGAACTCATTCGTGACATTCCTATCCGGTGTAGTCCCTAGTGTCATGTTGGGTTACACGATTGTTGTCGCGATCCTAGCCTACTTCCTCCTATTCTCTGGGTTCTTCATGAACCGCGACCGGATCCCACCTTATTGGATTTGGTTTCACTACCTATCTCTGGTGAAATATCCTTACGAAGCCGTTTTACAAAATGAATTTGATGATCCAACTAAGTGTTTTGTCAAAGGGATTCAAATGTTTGATAATTCACCACTTGGAAATGTACCAAATGCattgaaagaaaaattgttgAACACAATGAGTAACACATTGAATGTTAAAATTAGTAGTTCAACATGTGTTACTACTGGGGCTGACATTTTGGTTCAACAAGGGATAACTGATTTAAGTAAAATGAGTTGTTTGTGGATTACTATTGCATGGGGATTTTTCTTTAGGGTTTTGTTTTACTTTAGTTTGTTACTTGGAAGTAAAAACAAGAGAAGGTGATGTAACACAACTCAATCGATCGGCCGACAGTCTGTCACAAAGGT is from Capsicum annuum cultivar UCD-10X-F1 chromosome 5, UCD10Xv1.1, whole genome shotgun sequence and encodes:
- the LOC107871342 gene encoding ABC transporter G family member 6, encoding MSKIVAENMLQGGESGQFYDHQRVQQQSMQMSQASAYSSPTLGQMLKRVGDVRKEVTGDETPVHRILDMSETSSMSQHSLPFILSFNNLTYRVKTRRKMTFPAILRRPPVTEDDPIPGENLFTRTKVLLNDISGEARDGEIVAVLGASGSGKSTLIDGLANRIAKESLGGTITLNGEPLDSRLLKVISAYVMQDDLLYPMLTVEETLMFAAEFRLPRTLSKSKKKLRVQALIDQLGLRNAAKTIIGDEGHRGVSGGERRRVSIGIDIIHDPIILFLDEPTSGLDSTSAYMVVKVLQRIAQSGSIVIMSIHQPSYRILGLLDRMLFLSRGQTVYSGSPMNLPHFFADFGHPIPDSENRTEFALDLIRELEGSPGGTKSLVEFNKTWQNTKRSNQNLETVTPTHGLSLKEAISASISRGKLVSGTTSDIHTSPASMVPTYANPFWKEMIVLSQRSFTNSWRVPELFGIRLGAIVVTGFILATMFWQLDDSPKGVQERLGFFAFAMSTTFYTCADALPVFLQERYIFMRETAYNAYRRSSYCLSHAIVSLPALIFLSFAFAAITFWAVGLDGGFSGFLFYFAIILASFWAGNSFVTFLSGVVPSVMLGYTIVVAILAYFLLFSGFFMNRDRIPPYWIWFHYLSLVKYPYEAVLQNEFDDPTKCFVKGIQMFDNSPLGNVPNALKEKLLNTMSNTLNVKISSSTCVTTGADILVQQGITDLSKMSCLWITIAWGFFFRVLFYFSLLLGSKNKRR